Proteins co-encoded in one Aspergillus fumigatus Af293 chromosome 6, whole genome shotgun sequence genomic window:
- the cpdS gene encoding uncharacterized protein has protein sequence MHFAVIVITLLVASSAVALENPHRKAVRPIKLDHGHLKPRAVTVADDGGYKYLNKQTQRFLVNGTGIPEVDFDVGESYAGTLPNTPAGNSSLFFWFFPSQNPKAHDEITIWLNGGPGCSSLDGLLQENGPFLWQSGTYKPIRNPYSWTNLTNMVYVDQPAGTGFSPGPSTVNNEEDVARQFKSWFKHFVDTFNLHGRKVYITGESYAGQYIPYIASAMLDEKDKKYFNVKGIQINDPSINDDSVMIYAPAVSHLNQYLNVFSLNDTFVKHINKRAEECGYNKFLDEAITYPPPKEFPVAPDPSKNNCALWDDIVEAAYYVNPCFNFYHLTDFCPYLWDEMGFPSLAGGPNNYFNRSDVQKALHVPPTDYSVCGETTIFAKGDQSVPSALGPLPSVIERTNNVLIGHGWLDYLLFVNGSLATIQNMTWNGAQGFQHPPVEPLYVPYHYGLAELVTSTAPNPYTLNAGAGYLGTAHTERGLTFSTVYMAGHEIPQYTPGAAYRQLEFLLGRIDNLSSPGSYTA, from the exons ATGCATTTCGCAGTCATTGTCATCACCCTGCTCGTGGCGAGCTCCGCTGTGGCTCTGGAAAATCCGCATCGTAAAGCAGTCAGACCAATCAAGCTAGATCATGGCCATCTCAAGCCCCGGGCTGTCACTGTTGCCGATGATGGAGGCTATAAGTATCTGAATAAGCAGACGCAGC GATTTCTGGTAAATGGCACCGGGATTCCCGAGGTGGACTTCGACGTGGGTGAATCTTATGCCGGTACCCTTCCCAACACGCCAGCTGGGAATTCCAGCCTattcttctggttcttccccTCTCAGAACCCCAAAGCGCATGACGAG ATCACTATCTGGTTGAATGGAGGCCCTGGATGTAGTTCGCTCGACGGATTGCTGCAGGAAAATGGCCCTTTTCTCTGGCAGTCGGGTACCTACAAGCCCATCCGCAATCCATACTCGTGGACTAACCTGACCAACATGGTCTATGTGGATCAACCGGCCGGAACTGGCTTCTCCCCGGGGCCGTCCACCGTCAACaatgaggaggatgttgcaAGGCAGTTTAAGAGCTGGTTCAAGCACTTCGTGGATACTTTTAATCTGCATGGTCGCAAGGTGTATATCACTGGAGAAAGCTATGCTGGGCAGTATATTCCCTACATCGCCTCGGCCATGCTGGACGAGAAGGATAAAAAGTACTTCAATGTGAAGGGCATCCAAATCAACGATCCGTCCATCAACGACGATTCTGTGATGATTTATG CACCCGCTGTCAGCCATCTGAACCAGTACCTGAACGTCTTCTCTCTCAATGACACTTTCGTTAAGCATATCAATAAACGCGCTGAGGAATGCGGATACAACAAGTTTTTAGACGAGGCTATTACCTACCCACCCCCAAAGGAATTTCCTGTAGCCCCCGACCCATCCAAGAACAACTGCGCCCTTTGGGATGATATCGTTGAGGCGGCCTACTACGTCAACCCTTGCTTCAACTTCTACCATCTCACCGACTTCTGTCCGTACCTATGGGATGAGATGGGCTTCCCCTCGTTGGCTGGAGGTCCTAATAATTATTTCAATCGCTCGGATGTCCAAAAAGCCCTTCACGTCCCTCCAACGGACTACTCCGTCTGTGGGGAGACCACGATCTTCGCCAAAGGCGATCAATCGGTCCCCAGCGCCCTTGGCCCTCTCCCTAGTGTGATTGAGCGTACCAACAACGTTCTTATCGGACATGGATGGCTCGACTATCTGCTATTCGTGAACGGATCTCTCGCGACGATTCAAAATATGACGTGGAACGGCGCGCAGGGCTTTCAGCACCCGCCGGTAGAACCCCTTTACGTTCCATATCATTATGGCCTTGCAGAGCTTGTGACATCTACTGCGCCGAATCCCTACACCTTAAACGCGGGGGCTGGGTATTTGGGTACCGCGCACACTGAGCGCGGCCTGACCTTCTCAACAGTCTACATGGCTGGCCACG AAATCCCGCAGTACACGCCTGGAGCAGCTTACCGTCAATTGGAATTCCTGCTCGGCCGTATTGACAACCTGTCGTCGCCAGGAAGCTATACTGCATAG
- a CDS encoding putative serine palmitoyltransferase 1 has protein sequence MPRWKRKGKPLTSANDSQPLLTTTTTGEDGRSPSESHSIALSSLRAVSSETCNATEAQRLAKQHAEFGPLGHPSHLYVSKHSGGEIADPVLDEPPYFTAFTTYISFLILIFLGHFHDFCDKYFRSHTYKHLRPQNGYASLYSDFESFYTRRMKRRINDCFERPTTGVPGRYITLLDQQSNDNLHFRLTGTTTDTLNLSSYNYLGFAQSEGPCSDLAEETIRQNGITMAGSVAEPGTPQLHAEVEQLVARFVGKEDAIVFSMGFVTNATIFPALMEKGCLILSDEFNHASIRFGARLSGAAIQVFSHNNMADLERRLREAISQGQPRTHRPWKKILVSVEGLYSMEGTMCNLPRILELKKRYKFYLFVDEAHSIGAIGPRGRGVCDFFKVDPAEVDILMGTFTKSFGANGGYIAADKALIKKLRATNAGQVFGEAPAPAVLAQISSSLRLIADEDPQHPGQGLERVQRLGFNSRYLRLGLKRLGFIVYGHDDSPIVPLMLYNPAKMPAFSHEMLRRKISVVVVTYPATPLELSRARLCVSAAHTKDDLDHILRVCDEIGNTLGLKYSTGVAGGLREPLPPGLSAREARKLISPPRWNVEEVIERGVRDVHNPLY, from the coding sequence ATGCCGCGATGGAAACGCAAAGGGAAACCTTTGACCAGCGCGAATGATTCGCAACCTTTATtgacgacaacaacaacaggcGAAGACGGACGGAGCCCATCAGAATCTCACTCGATCGCCCTTAGCTCTCTTCGAGCAGTCTCCAGTGAGACCTGCAATGCAACTGAAGCGCAGAGACTCGCAAAGCAACACGCCGAATTTGGTCCTCTCGGCCACCCGTCGCATCTCTATGTGAGCAAACACAGCGGGGGCGAAATTGCCGACCCGGTCCTCGACGAGCCGCCGTACTTCACCGCTTTCACGACCTACATCAGCTTCCTCATTTTGATCTTCCTCGGCCACTTCCATGATTTTTGCGACAAGTACTTCCGATCTCACACCTACAAGCACCTCCGCCCGCAGAATGGCTATGCCTCGTTGTACAGTGATTTCGAGAGCTTCTATACACGACGCATGAAGCGGCGGATCAATGATTGTTTCGAGCGACCGACCACCGGGGTTCCAGGAAGATATATCACTTTGTTGGATCAGCAGTCGAATGACAACCTCCATTTCCGGCTCACCGGGACGACCACGGACACGTTGAACCTTAGCTCGTACAACTATCTGGGATTTGCTCAGTCCGAAGGGCCCTGTTCTGATCTCGCCGAAGAAACGATTCGGCAGAATGGGATCACTATGGCGGGCTCAGTTGCTGAACCCGGCACCCCACAGCTCCATGCGGAGGTCGAGCAGCTAGTTGCGCGATTCGTGGGCAAGGAGGATGCGATTGTGTTCTCCATGGGCTTTGTGACCAATGCCACGATTTTCCCTGCCCTCATGGAGAAGGGATGCTTGATCCTTTCGGATGAATTCAATCACGCGTCCATTCGCTTTGGGGCTCGTCTCTCAGGAGCTGCCATCCAGGTCTTTTCCCATAACAATATGGCGGATCTGGAGAGGCGACTTCGAGAGGCAATCTCGCAGGGCCAACCCCGCACCCACCGgccctggaagaagattctGGTCTCGGTCGAAGGACTATATTCCATGGAAGGCACAATGTGCAATCTACCTCGCATCTTGGAGCTGAAAAAGAGATATAAATTCTACCTCTTCGTTGATGAAGCTCACTCCATCGGCGCGATCGGGCCTCGTGGGCGGGGAGTCTGCGATTTCTTCAAGGTCGATCCTGCCGAGGTCGATATCCTCATGGGTACATTTACCAAGTCCTTTGGTGCCAACGGTGGGTATATTGCGGCAGACAAGGCCCTCATTAAGAAACTGCGTGCCACAAATGCTGGACAAGTCTTCGGCGAGGCTCCTGCTCCCGCTGTCCTGGCAcagatttcctcctccttgcgACTGATCGCCGATGAGGATCCCCAACACCCAGGACAGGGACTTGAACGCGTGCAAAGACTTGGGTTCAATTCGCGATATTTGCGACTGGGCCTCAAACGGCTTGGTTTTATCGTCTACGGACATGATGATTCGCCCATTGTGCCGCTAATGCTGTACAACCCAGCCAAGATGCCGGCATTCTCCCATGAGATGCTACGACGGAAGATCTCTGTCGTGGTGGTGACCTATCCCGCCACCCCGCTGGAGCTGTCTCGGGCCCGACTCTGCGTCTCTGCTGCTCATACAAAGGATGATCTGGACCACATACTCCGAGTGTGTGACGAGATCGGCAATACTTTGGGGTTAAAATATTCCACGGGGGTGGCTGGAGGATTAAGAGAACCGCTGCCGCCGGGACTGAGTGCTCGAGAGGCCCGGAAACTAATTAGCCCCCCACGCTGGAACGTAGAAGAAGTCATTGAGCGAGGTGTTCGAGATGTACACAACCCCCTCTATTGA
- a CDS encoding DUF453 domain protein, producing the protein MMVSRPLRWLLHPSPLRSQNVRVHRQFISSTAPFSKKQNSIPAAYYRGGTSRAIFFRKEDLPSEQQQWDDIFRGTIGSPDPYGRQLDGMGGGISSLSKVCVVSKSDRPDADVEYTFVSLGVKNMDVDYSSNCGNMISAVGPYAVDTGLFPVADDADVVSVRIFNTNTGKIIRSTFPVVDGEAAAAGGFAIDGVASTGARIRLDFIDPAGSRTGKLLPTGKSVDCFDDIPASCVDVGNPCVFVRASDLGVPGNLAPDKIDAHPTLLSQLDSIRRQAGVKMGLAGTTKEVPGSVPKICLVSSPSDAYTSGMMQTPKDVDLVVRALSVGQPHKAVPITVALALATAARVSGTVVADVVSDKPVDPAGITLGHASGKLLVGADFDPTGHVSCATVYRTARRIMEGRVFWKGVST; encoded by the coding sequence ATGATGGTGTCTAGACCCCTCAGATGGCTACTTCATCCCTCTCCACTACGCAGCCAGAATGTAAGAGTACATCGACAATTCATATCTAGCACAGCTCCATTTTCCAAAAAGCAAAACAGCATTCCAGCAGCATATTACCGTGGGGGGACATCGCGTGCCATCTTCTTCCGAAAAGAGGATCTACCGTCGGAGCAACAACAGTGGGATGACATCTTCCGTGGTACCATCGGAAGTCCCGATCCATATGGACGCCAGCTAGACGGGATGGGGGGCGGCATCTCCAGTCTGTCCAAGGTGTGCGTGGTCAGCAAATCCGACCGGCcggatgctgatgttgaGTACACCTTTGTTTCGCTCGGGGTGAAGAACATGGATGTGGATTATTCCAGCAACTGTGGGAACATGATTAGTGCGGTTGGGCCATATGCAGTCGATACTGGTCTGTTCCCCGTGGCTGACGACGCTGACGTTGTATCTGTCCGAATATTCAATACCAACACGGGAAAGATCATCCGATCGACGTTCCCTGTAGTGGACGGGGAGGCGGCAGCAGCTGGAGGTTTTGCTATCGATGGCGTGGCCAGTACTGGCGCTCGAATACGACTCGATTTCATTGACCCTGCCGGCTCAAGGACGGGCAAATTGCTACCAACTGGGAAGAGTGTCGATTGCTTTGACGACATTCCCGCATCATGTGTCGATGTGGGCAATCCATGTGTTTTCGTGCGTGCTTCTGACTTGGGGGTACCAGGAAATCTGGCGCCAGATAAGATCGATGCGCATCCTACTCTACTCTCACAGTTGGATTCGATCCGTCGGCAAGCTGGGGTGAAGATGGGACTGGCTGGAACAACAAAAGAAGTGCCTGGGAGTGTTCCCAAGATCTGCCTCGTTTCATCTCCGTCAGATGCTTATACATCGGGAATGATGCAGACGCCAAAGGATGTCGATCTGGTGGTTCGCGCTCTCTCAGTCGGCCAGCCGCATAAAGCCGTTCCCATCACCGTCGCTTTGGCTCTTGCGACGGCCGCTAGGGTGTCCGGCACTGTTGTGGCCGACGTGGTAAGCGACAAACCAGTAGATCCTGCTGGCATTACTCTAGGCCATGCCAGTGGCAAACTGCTAGTCGGCGCAGACTTTGACCCTACCGGTCATGTAAGCTGTGCGACGGTCTATCGAACTGCGCGCCGGATTATGGAGGGGCGTGTCTTTTGGAAAGGTGTTTCTACTTGA
- a CDS encoding putative aminotransferase: MVKLDTFEIDHWILTRSPGARHNLAHSYSLPVTIQELGSLGTGPEEHVDNPLATTLSLPMNYGPSFTGLETLRMNIAALYGSESEAVISPSNIITTPGASLANFIVFFALVGPGDHVIVQNPTYPQLYSLPSGLGAEVSLWQASESNHWQLDLDELERLIQPNTKMIVLNNPQNPTGAIITKSALGKIVDLARRHSITIFSDEIYRALFHSIPPTDPEYPPSLLAFGYEKTVVTCSLSKTFSLAGIRVGWIASHSSSIIDLCLNARSYTVITVSQIDEQVAAMALEPVRLRELTKRNLGLATHNIEIVQSFIDRHAAVCEWVRPAAGPVGFVKFSRNGVTVDDLELCILLLEKKGVLLVPGQKCFGEEFKGYVRLGFGQSTQALEAALEALTTFISEDYEMVPLAERK; the protein is encoded by the exons ATGGTGAAACTGGATACATTTGAGATTGATCAT TGGATTCTGACTCGCAGTCCTGGAGCGAGACACAATCTGGCCCATTCATATTCCCTTCCTGTCACTATCCAGGAGCTTGGCTCGCTAGGTACTGGCCCAGAGGAACATGTTGATAACCCCCTGGCTACGACTCTGTCACTGCCAATGAACTATGGCCCATCTTTTACAGGCCTCGAGACGCTGCGTATGAATATAGCTGCATTGTACGGCAGTGAATCAGAGGCGGTCATATCCCCCAGCAACATCATCACTACACCTGGTGCATCGCTGGCAAACTTTATCGTGTTCTTTGCCCTGGTCGGACCCGGAGATCATGTCATTGTCCAGAATCCAACTTACCCTCAGTTATACTCTCTACCATCCGGTCTGGGTGCTGAGGTGAGTCTCTGGCAAGCAAGCGAGAGTAATCATTGGCAGCTTGATTTGGACGAACTGGAGCGCCTCATCCAGCCCAATACCAAGATGATCGTCTTGAA CAACCCCCAGAATCCCACAGGCGCCATCATTACCAAGTCAGCTCTGGGGAAGATTGTCGACCTGGCCCGCCGGCActccatcaccatcttcagtGATGAGATCTATCGCGCTCTGTTCCACTCAATTCCGCCGACGGACCCGGAATACCCCCCTTCGCTGCTCGCATTTGGGTATGAGAAAACAGTGGTGACGTGCTCGCTCTCCAAGACCTTTTCCCTCGCCGGGATTCGCGTAGGCTGGATCGCTTCCCACAGCTCTTCCATTATCGATCTCTGTCTCAACGCCCGGTCCTATACGGTCATCACAGTCAGCCAGATCGACGAGCAAGTTGCTGCCATGGCCCTCGAGCCGGTTCGTCTGCGAGAGTTGACGAAACGCAATCTGGGTCTGGCCACGCACAACATCGAGATTGTGCAGTCATTCATTGACCGGCATGCTGCGGTCTGCGAGTGGGTTCGTCCCGCCGCTGGACCCGTCGGGTTTGTCAAATTCAGCCGAAACGGCGTCACGGTCGATGATCTGGAACTctgcatccttcttctcgaaaAGAAGGGCGTGCTACTCGTGCCGGGGCAAAAGTGCTTTGGAGAGGAGTTTAAGGGTTATGTCCGGCTGGGCTTCGGGCAAAGTACGCAGGCTTTGGAAGCTGCACTGGAGGCGCTGACTACTTTCATTAGCGAGGATTATGAGATGGTGCCCTTGGCGGAGCGCAAATGA
- a CDS encoding putative aminotransferase, translating to MADFSQWMDAHETWATHNLAETCCASISLDDLLAFAGNKDRATLVDFSQKQTYGPIRGSDALRSNIAHLYRSDRCEPLSKDNILVTNGAIHANFLALYANVARGDHVICHYPTYQQLYSVPESFGAEVSLWRADGQNGWQVSLNDLRSLIRPNTKVIIINNPQNPTGAVLSREVLQEIVDIARQHGIIIHSDEVYRPLFHSLENGQDEPPSILSFNYEKTVATSSVTKAFSLAGIRVGWIASRSREIIEQCATARDYTLISVSQVDDRIATCALSEPTVSNILKRNLDLARGNLDLLDGFVREFAWATRWNRPHGGTTAFIKFVNKDNLAIDDVEFCTRLQKEFGVMFVPGSRCFGEDTNFKGYVRIGYVCERQVLIDGLEALRKFMADAYHSLPVAV from the exons ATGGCTGACTTTTCACAGTGGATGGACGCGCATGAGACATGGGCAACTCATAATCTCGCTGAAACCTGCTGCGCTTCCATCTCACTCGACGATCTTTTGGCTTTCGCAGGGAACAAGGACAGAGCTACCCTTGTCGACTTCTCTCAGAAGCAGACGTATGGACCAATCCGGGGCAGTGATGCCTTGCGCTCAAACATCGCCCACTTGTATCGCAGCGACCGATGTGAGCCGCTGTCGAAAGACAACATTCTTGTAACGAATGGCGCTATCCACGCCAACTTCCTGGCTCTATATGCAAATGTTGCTCGGGGTGACCATGTCATCTGCCACTATCCCACCTACCAACAGCTCTACTCCGTCCCCGAGTCCTTCGGCGCGGAGGTCAGCCTTTGGAGAGCAGATGGCCAGAATGGATGGCAGGTCAGCTTGAACGACCTGAGATCGCTAATCAGACCGAATaccaaagtcatcatcatcaa CAATCCTCAGAATCCAACTGGGGCTGTCCTGAGCCGTGAAGtgctgcaggagattgtAGATATTGCGCGCCAGCATGGTATCATCATCCATAGTGATGAGGTGTACCGGCCGCTTTTCCATTCCCTGGAAAACGGGCAGGACGAGCCGCCTTCAATACTTTCCTTCAATTATGAGAAGACTGTTGCCACGAGCTCAGTGACCAAGGCTTTCAGTTTGGCCGGGATTCGAGTAGGCTGGATTGCATCCAGAAGCCGGGAAATCATAGAGCAGTGCGCGACAGCTCGCGACTACACGTTGATTTCGGTCAGTCAGGTCGATGACCGGATTGCTACATGCGCATTGTCAGAGCCAACTGTGAGTAATATCCTCAAGCGTAACCTCGATCTTGCAAGAGGCAATCTCGATCTGCTCGATGGCTTTGTGAGGGAATTCGCCTGGGCTACGAGATGGAACCGACCACATGGGGGCACCACAGCGTTCATCAAGTTTGTGAATAAGGACAACCTTGCGATTGATGATGTGGAGTTCTGCACACGCTTGCAAAAGGAGTTTGGAGTGATGTTTGTTCCAGGCAGCAGGTGCTTCGGAGAAGACACAAACTTCAAGGGGTATGTCCGCATCGGCTATGTATGCGAACGTCAGGTCTTGATTGATGGTCTGGAAGCGCTGCGGAAATTCATGGCCGATGCCTATCACTCTCTGCCAGTGGCTGTTTGA
- a CDS encoding transcription factor domain-containing protein translates to MHHFVTQTIRVLFPLAPPVFGQTLVATAMETPHLLHALLAASCSHYARLVQKPSAHQLTVLKFTNLAVAGLRAALADPTETLRPETAMTAMVLCTNDVCNGNARTWKVHLSGVTQLLTALLARHKTADGDPDPFFLCLLKWFAALDILAGLSGTHEGCVNDGQYWNLTRNPNCGNGHVDEICGYSTQLMPLLARIGQLARRNVHEQSIFETYTEPSSALSEELTHDAQDLETRILSIANQVPSAATLAFHDQVLASELHNTHLAFIHSALLHLYRRVELLPKSHPKVRAQVTAILYNVQAIKPFSPANALILWPIFSAGCETDDLQERQAIQTRMANMQTMGLGNFTRARDALARYWESGASSRWDVYFAQSGLELVLF, encoded by the coding sequence ATGCATCACTTTGTTACTCAGACAATTCGggttcttttccctcttgcCCCGCCTGTCTTTGGCCAGACTTTGGTGGCCACTGCGATGGAGACGCCGCATCTTCTGCACGCACTTCTCGCAGCCTCGTGCAGTCATTACGCTCGGCTTGTCCAGAAGCCTTCCGCTCATCAACTGACAGTATTGAAATTTACCAACCTCGCAGTTGCGGGTCTTCGTGCTGCACTGGCTGATCCTACCGAGACTCTCAGGCCTGAAACCGCCATGACAGCGATGGTATTATGTACCAATGATGTGTGTAATGGCAATGCTCGAACTTGGAAGGTCCATTTGTCTGGGGTAACGCAATTACTCACGGCCTTGCTTGCGAGGCATAAGACAGCTGACGGTGATCCTGACCCGTTTTTTCTGTGTCTTCTCAAGTGGTTCGCTGCTCTCGACATCCTGGCGGGTCTCTCAGGCACACATGAAGGATGTGTCAACGATGGGCAGTACTGGAACCTGACTCGGAACCCCAATTGCGGCAATGGCCACGTTGATGAGATCTGTGGCTACTCAACTCAGCTAATGCCTTTGCTGGCGCGAATCGGACAGTTGGCGCGGCGGAACGTGCATGAGCAGTCAATATTCGAAACCTATACTGAACCATCCTCTGCCCTTTCCGAGGAATTGACGCATGATGCGCAGGATCTGGAGACGAGAATACTCTCCATTGCCAACCAGGTCCCGTCGGCTGCCACGCTCGCCTTTCATGATCAAGTACTCGCATCCGAACTGCACAATACACACCTCGCCTTTATCCACTCCGCACTTTTACATCTCTATCGCCGGGTCGAACTGCTACCAAAGAGTCATCCCAAGGTCAGGGCGCAGGTTACGGCCATTCTCTACAACGTTCAGGCCATCAAACCATTCTCTCCTGCCAATGCCCTCATCCTGTGGCCTATTTTTAGCGCCGGTTGTGAGACCGATGATCTTCAAGAACGTCAGGCTATCCAAACAAGGATGGCGAATATGCAGACAATGGGCCTGGGGAACTTTACTAGAGCAAGGGACGCTCTTGCTCGTTATTGGGAGTCAGGCGCATCCTCGCGCTGGGACGTCTACTTTGCACAGTCTGGGCTGGAACTAGTTCTCTTTTGA
- a CDS encoding aminotransferase-like domain-containing protein — MSSTPCINLLKGSPATALLPVQRLSDAAVSALSKPEVTVTGLDYGPDEGHFPLRTHLAEWLTAYYKPSQPIQADRICVTGGASQNLSNILQVFTDPSQTRCIWMPQATYHLAFRIFEDAGFHGRLRAVPEDEEGMDVKFLEHALANDEAIADRVQRAKYKRDERYRKIFNHVIYCVPNFSNPTGVTMSLRRREALVRLARRLNGLVICDDVYDFLHWPAPHSSNNESTWSSMLPRVLDLDRTLDGGPRDSFGNVVSNGTFSKIVAPGCRVGWAEGEPQLVYGLSQVGSTVSGGPPSQLMSTFIDEMLQDGSVTKHIREVLIPAYSRRHSIMVSAVKETLSPLGVEIHANPSDPLHAGGVFVWVRLPWPLTAHNVTERALREENLIVGNGDIFVVPGGQYSFQHECLRLCFAWEDETDLTEGVRRLERVLIRMVNEVKS, encoded by the exons ATGTCTTCAACACCTTGTATCAATTTACTGAAAGGGTCGCCCGCCACGGCGCTTCTTCCCGTCCAGCGCCTAAGTGATGCTGCGGTATCAGCCTTGTCGAAGCCCGAGGTCACAGTAACCGGCTTGGACTATGGGCCGGATGAAGGTCACTTTCCACTCAGGACTCACCTTGCCGAGTGGTTGACGGCATACTACAAACCCTCTCAGCCGATTCAAGCGGATCGCATCTGCGTAACTGGAGGAGCGAGCCAGAACTTGTCGAATATTCTGCAAGTTTTTACTGATCCATCGCAAACAAGGTGCATATGGATGCCACAGGCGACTTATCATCTTGCATTCAGGATCTTTGAGGATGCAGGGTTTCACGGCCGGTTAAGGGCTGTTcctgaggatgaggaggggATGGATGTGAAGTTTCTTGAACATGCTCTCGCTAATGACGAGGCAATTGCGGATAGGGTTCAG AGAGCGAAGTACAAGCGGGATGAACGCTACAGGAAGATATTCAACCACGTCATTTACTGCGTTCCGAATTTTTCCAATCCCACGGGCGTCACCATGTCTCTTAGGAGGCGAGAGGCTCTCGTCCGTTTAGCTCGCAGACTCAATGGTCTAGTAATCTGCGACGACGTCTATGACTTTCTACACTGGCCTGCCCCTCATTCTTCAAATAATGAAAGTACATGGAGTTCCATGCTCCCTCGCGTCCTGGATTTAGATCGCACGCTTGATGGTGGACCACGGGATAGTTTCGGCAACGTCGTCAGTAATGGGACATTTAGCAAGATCGTTGCCCCTGGCTGCCGCGTTGGATGGGCCGAGGGAGAGCCCCAATTAGTTTATGGCTTGTCACAAGT AGGCTCTACAGTGTCAGGCGGCCCTCCATCCCAGCTCATGTCGACCTTCATTGATGAAATGCTACAAGATGGTTCTGTCACGAAGCATATCAGGGAGGTGTTAATCCCCGCGTACTCCCGCCGACACTCCATTATGGTATCGGCGGTCAAGGAGACATTGTCCCCTCTTGGAGTCGAGATACATGCAAATCCAAGTGACCCATTGCATGCTGGAGGCGTTTTTGTCTGGGTGAGGTTACCCTGGCCGCTCACTGCTCACAATGTCACCGAGAGAGCATTGCGGGAGGAGAATCTGATCGTCGGCAATGGTGACATTTTTGTCGTCCCTGGTGGTCAATATTCATTTCAACATGAATGTTTGAGGCTTTGCTTTGCTTGGGAAGACGAAACTGATTTGACCGAGGGAGTCCGGCGGTTGGAAAGGGTGCTAATCAGGATGGTCAATGAAGTCAAGAGCTGA
- a CDS encoding putative amino acid permease — protein sequence MLVKIKSVVNTTAHEDGMSTKMGTAQDRKDMRRVGRQQELNRNFRFLSVLGFTAVLMCTWEAVLFGASNGLINGGKGGMIYTYLGGVAGFTFVILSMAEMASMAPTSGGQYHWVSEFAPPSCQCILSYITGWFCVLGWHTGIAGCCYTVANMMVGVVAINYPDTYVYKPWHVTLLVIAVALVALLFNTLLAQKLPLIEGIILVIHCFGFFGILIPLWVLSPRPTASEVFGPIQDRGGWGNNGLACLVGLVGSIYALIGPDSAVHMSEEIRDASRVLPLGMIWTLILNGSTGFVMIITLAFCVGDIDHVLESQTGFAFIQVFLNSTGSVRAATGMTVVIMAMQFCAAISNVATTSRQVYAFARDKGLPFSNFLSTVNPTFIVPLNALCMSLAIVSLLSLINIGSSVAFNAIMSLARQLSIPHTSSPSPAFACVDGAISLCLPPAGA from the exons ATGTTGGTGAAAATTAAGTCAGTGGTCAATACCACTGCCCATGAAGATGGGATGTCTACAAAGATGGGAACAGCGCAAGATCGTAAAGATATGCGGCGAGTGGGAAGGCAGCAGGAATTGAAT CGCAATTTCCGATTTCTGTCAGTTCTTGGGTTTACGGCGGTGTTGATGTGCACCTGGGAAGCAGTTCTCTT TGGTGCATCCAATGGCTTGATCAATGGCGGCAAGGGAGGCATGATATACACTTATTTAGGTGGTGTCGCCGGTTTCACCTTTGTCATTCTCTCCATGGCTGAAATGGCATCCAT GGCTCCAACATCCGGTGGCCAATATCACTGGGTATCCGAATTTGCACCTCCCAGTTGCCAGTGCATATTGAGCTACATAACCGGCTGGTTCTGTGTGCTTGGATGGCACACTGGAATTGCCGGATGTTGCTATACAGTCGCCAACATGATGGTTGGAGTGGTCGCCATCAATTACCCTGATACCTACGTCTATAAGCCATGGCATGTCACACTACTGGTCATTGCAGTAGCGCTGGTTGCGTTGTTGTTCAACACCTTGCTGGCGCAGAAACTGCCCTTGATTGAGGGCATTATCTTGGTTATCCATTGCTTTGGGTTCTTTGGCATTTTGATTCCTCTTTGGGTGCTTTCGCCGAGACCGACCGCATCAGAAGTCTTTGGACCCATCCAAGATCGAGGCGGCTGGGGAAATAACGGTCTGGCTTGTCTGGTTGGGTTGGTCGGATCGATTTATGCCTTGATCG GCCCTGACTCAGCAGTCCACATGT CTGAAGAGATCCGTGACGCATCACGAGTCCTCCCCCTTGGCATGATCTGGACACTTATCCTCAACGGATCTACAGGCTTTGTCATGATCATTACCCTCGCCTTCTGCGTTGGGGATATTGACCATGTGCTGGAATCCCAGACAGGTTTCGCATTCATCCAAGTCTTCCTCAACTCGACAGGATCCGTCAGAGCCGCTACTGGGATGACTGTggtcatcatggccatgCAGTTCTGCGCAGCCATCAGCAACGTTGCCACCACATCTCGCCAGGTCTATGCTTTTGCACGAGACAAGGGGCTTCCATTCTCGAATTTTTTGTCAACG GTTAACCCGACTTTCATCGTCCCTTTGAATGCGTTATGCATGAGCTTGGCCATtgtctctcttctttccctgaTCAATATTGGATCGTCCGTGGCTTTCAATGCCATCATGTCTCTGGCACGGCAGCTCTCCATTCCTCAtacatcatctccatcgcctGCGTTCGCCTGCGTCGATGGCGCAATCAGCCTCTGCCTCCCGCCCGCTGGAGCATAG